A portion of the Candidatus Pristimantibacillus lignocellulolyticus genome contains these proteins:
- a CDS encoding alpha/beta hydrolase, translating to MQTFITQLWEDHSQVTLTSYILHNSNEFHTNKIRPAVLICPGGGYLFTSDREAEPVALRFASKGYQAFVLHYSVYPIKEPINPFNLPDPSATQFPQPLLDVAQAIKTIRDHAAEWFVDPNQIAVAGFSAGGHLAASLGAHWHEAYLQEKLATDSEYLKPNALILGYPMLDFIYMKKQFAQVTDVRQRGFLGLMNRAVFGTAEPTNEQLNERNPINHVSEKMPPTFIWHTAEDELIASAHSLHLATALAANQIPYELHIFEKGGHGLSMCDETTATEPSQIHPEVGQWFNMAITWLKGKY from the coding sequence ATGCAAACGTTTATAACCCAATTATGGGAAGACCACTCGCAAGTTACGCTCACAAGCTATATACTTCATAATTCCAATGAGTTCCATACAAATAAGATAAGACCTGCAGTTCTTATCTGTCCTGGCGGTGGGTATTTATTTACTTCAGATCGCGAGGCAGAGCCGGTTGCACTTCGTTTTGCTAGCAAAGGTTATCAGGCCTTTGTCTTACATTACTCTGTTTATCCGATTAAGGAACCTATCAATCCTTTCAACCTACCTGACCCATCAGCCACTCAATTTCCGCAACCACTATTGGATGTTGCTCAAGCGATCAAGACAATTAGAGATCATGCAGCGGAATGGTTTGTTGATCCGAATCAGATTGCAGTAGCGGGTTTCTCGGCTGGGGGACATTTGGCAGCTTCGCTTGGTGCGCATTGGCATGAAGCGTATCTTCAAGAGAAGCTTGCAACCGATAGTGAGTATTTGAAGCCTAATGCACTTATTCTCGGTTATCCGATGCTAGATTTCATATATATGAAGAAGCAATTTGCGCAAGTAACAGATGTACGTCAACGTGGGTTTTTGGGTCTGATGAACCGAGCGGTATTCGGTACGGCGGAACCGACTAATGAACAATTGAACGAACGCAATCCGATTAACCACGTGTCGGAGAAGATGCCACCCACGTTTATATGGCATACAGCCGAGGATGAGTTGATTGCTTCCGCACATTCTCTTCATTTGGCGACGGCGCTAGCTGCAAATCAGATTCCTTATGAACTGCATATTTTTGAAAAGGGCGGTCACGGCTTATCGATGTGTGACGAGACAACAGCAACGGAACCAAGTCAAATTCACCCTGAAGTAGGACAATGGTTTAACATGGCCATCACATGGTTGAAAGGGAAATATTAA